The Tenebrio molitor chromosome 5, icTenMoli1.1, whole genome shotgun sequence genome has a segment encoding these proteins:
- the LOC138131791 gene encoding tRNA-uridine aminocarboxypropyltransferase 1, whose amino-acid sequence MANPKSNEARQAYIDRNPFQGFNISDNSVLGKLEGRHPCPKCGKSRKYFCYTCYVPIAELEGLLPVVKLPIKIDIIKHKHEIDGKSTAGHAAVLAPCDVSIYTYPDIPDYSGENVVLIFPSQNAMSISQLVRKENHDHFTKSNNVPLEELPRGFNRSTLMTTALKSCDSISVNSLTDLPVTRAIFIDSTWNQSKGIYKDEKIRKIPCVVIQNRVSQFWRHQKGSPRWYLATIEAIHQFLIELHLHCWGLDPKYKGIHNCFTEMALSECESLYRKDAKSYNGQYDDLLYFFKHMYDLIHAYYDHDNLYAYKRRLM is encoded by the exons ATGGCAAACCCGAAAAGCAATGAAGCTCGCCAGGCTTACATCGACAGGAACCCCTTTCAGGGTTTTAACATTAGTGACAACTCAGTTTTGGGGAAGCTAGAAGGACGACATCCTTGTCCAAAATGTGGTAAATCGAGAAAATACTTCTGTTACACTTGTTACGTACCAATTGCCGAATTGGAGGGGTTGTTGCCTGTTGTAAAG TTGCCGATTAAAATTGACATAATTAAACATAAGCACGAAATCGACGGGAAAAGCACGGCAGGACACGCAGCTGTTTTGGCACCTTGTGATGTTTCAATCTATACATATCCAGATATTCCAGACTACAGTGGTGAAAATGTAGTTTTAATATTTCCAAGTCAAAATGCCATGAGTATTAGTCAGTTAGTGAGAAAAGAAAACCATGATCATTTTACCAAGAGTAATAACGTGCCTCTAGAAGAATTACCGAGAGGTTTTAATCGTAGTACTTTAATGACAACTGCCCTAAAAAGCTGTGATTCGATAAGTGTGAATAGCTTAACCGACCTACCTGTAACAagagcaatttttattgatagtACATGGAATCAAAGCAAAGGTATCTACAAGGATGAAAAGATAAGGAAAATTCCATGTGTCGTAATACAAAATCGTGTGTCCCAGTTTTGGAGGCACCAAAAAGGGAGCCCTAGGTGGTACCTAGCAACAATCGAGGCAATTCATCAGTTTTTGATTGAACTGCACTTGCATTGCTGGGGCCTCGACCCCAAATACAAAGGAATTCATAATTGTTTCACAGAGATGGCCTTAAGTGAATGTGAATCTTTATACAGAAAAGATGCAAAATCTTACAACGGTCAATATGATGACTTGCTGTACTTCTTTAAACATATGTATGATCTCATCCATGCATATTATGACCATGATAATTTGTATGCATACAAAAGACGGTTAATGtga